In Candidatus Acetothermia bacterium, the sequence CCCCCCGGACTCTCCTGCACCGGAAGGGGCGGAGCCCGGCGGCTGGGTTCGTTGCCTGATCAAGGTGATCGGGTACGATCTCCCCACCAAAGGAGGGCGGATGCAGACCTACGTGCTTCTGACCAGGCTTACGGACGAAGGGGCGAAGACGATCAAGGAGAAGCCGGAGCGGATCCTCGAGGTCAACCGGGAGATCGAGGCCCTGGGGGCGAAGGTCATCCACCAGTACGCCACGCTCGGGCAGTACGACTTCGTCACGATCATCGAGGCCACCGGCGCGATGGCCGTGGCCCGCGTGGCCGTGGAGCTGGGCGCGCGAGGAACGGTGAAGATCGAGACGCTGAGCGCCCTGTCCATTGACGATTTCGTCGCC encodes:
- a CDS encoding GYD domain-containing protein; this translates as MQTYVLLTRLTDEGAKTIKEKPERILEVNREIEALGAKVIHQYATLGQYDFVTIIEATGAMAVARVAVELGARGTVKIETLSALSIDDFVARIQQK